In Eriocheir sinensis breed Jianghai 21 chromosome 8, ASM2467909v1, whole genome shotgun sequence, the following proteins share a genomic window:
- the LOC126995421 gene encoding uncharacterized protein LOC126995421 — MASKPGGWESASSKRHRISLMLEVYLGSGCSMAELHYAHRIGYSTIHNIITDVCSQIWSVLLSESMPKPSQETWLRICTEFEKYANFPNCIGAIDGKHIRIIKPSHSGSLYYNYKNYFSLVLLAVCDADYCFTYIDVGAYGKESDSNIFKNSHFYNLLENNNLNIPEASTVEDLRGEIPYVFVADEAFSLSQQILRPYSGNQLTDKKKIFNYRLCRARRYIECTFGILANKWRIFHKPLNVSIEFAEIITRACCVLHNFVRKRDGNRSHERYAIPNDKTGLENILLAENVLGGRTANKVRDAFASYFVSEKGALPWQHEKI, encoded by the exons ATGGCATCAAAGCCTGGTGGGTGGGAGTCGGCCAGTAGCAAAAGACACAGGATAAGTCTTATGCTGGAG GTATACCTTGGAAGTGGGTGTTCGATGGCGGAACTACACTACGCGCACAGGATTGGGTACAGCACAATACACAACATCATAACAGATGTATGCAGCCAGATTTGGAGCGTTCTTCTGAGTGAATCTATGCCTAAACCATCACAAGAAACATGGCTTCGGATTTGCACCGAATTCGAAAAATATGCCAATTTCCCTAATTGCATCGGGGCGATTGATGGGAAACATATTAGGATTATAAAGCCATCCCATTCAGGAAGTCTCTATTACAACTATAAAAACTATTTCTCATTAGTTTTGCTGGCTGTCTGTGACGCAGATTACTGCTTTACATATATCGATGTGGGAGCGTACGGTAAAGAAAGTGACTCTAACATTTTCAAAAATTCTCATTTCTATAACTTACTTGAAAACAATAACCTCAACATTCCTGAAGCTTCAACAGTGGAAGATCTACGGGGAGAAATCCCTTATGTGTTCGTTGCAGACGAAGCGTTCTCGCTATCGCAGCAAATACTACGGCCCTATTCTGGAAATCAGCTAactgataaaaagaaaatatttaactATCGACTTTGCAGGGCAAGACGATACATCGAATGTACATTCGGCATATTAGCTAATAAATGGAGGATCTTTCATAAACCTTTGAATGTATCTATAGAGTTTGCAGAAATTATAACCAGAGCTTGTTGCGTACTGCATAACTTTGTACGAAAGCGTGACGGAAACCGTAGTCATGAGAGATACGCCATTCCAAATGATAAAACAGGATTGGAGAATATACTATTAGCTGAAAATGTTCTGGGTGGGAGAACTGCCAATAAAGTAAGGGACGCCTTTGCTTCTTATTTTGTCAGTGAAAAGGGTGCTCTTCCATGGCAACATGAGAAAATTTAA
- the LOC126995417 gene encoding xyloside xylosyltransferase 1-like encodes MFRRLRHLGQAFLLVTFAALLVFLFGWREAQPSVGPSAVPHVQQGRVGEASQQEGHSTPGNMPPPLLDLFEQQREAVPLDARENDLLYRPPLDIAFIFTHARDNWSLQSQLRVAASSLLEHSSAPLRLHLITDEDGFLTATRIISDVQAATHLDARHIKLVYVSADNFIPEIESSVTVLQEFFTRHANSYYRDALFFFSLHLHRLLPGLDRVILMDIDIKVKGDAAELYSHFERFTESNVIGMTLEQSPVYRHLLSAYHRTHPNTTLGGPPTEGGFPGYNSGVVLVDINKLRQSKIIKSYMERSKLVERTSHYSFQGHLGDQDLYTLIALDHPEVFYTLPCTWNRQLCEWWRGHGYQSVFDKYFACPQELKIIHGNCKTPIPDNL; translated from the exons ATGTTCCGGCGTCTGCGGCACCTGGGCCAGGCCTTCCTGCTGGTGACCTTTGCTGCCCTGCTGGTCTTTCtctttggctggagggaggccCAGCCAAGTGTGGGCCCCTCTGCTGTCCCTCATGTTCAGCAGGGCAGAGTAGGGGAGGCCAGCCAGCAGGAGGGCCACTCCACTCCCGGGAAcatgccgccgccgctgctggacTTATTTGAGCAGCAGCGGGAGGCCGTGCCGCTGGACGCCAGAGAGAATGACCTGCTGTACCGGCCGCCCCTGGACATCGCCTTTATCTTCACCCATGCACGGGACAATTGGTCACTACAA TCCCAGCTGAGGGTGGCGGCGTCATCCCTGCTAGAGCACTCATCCGCTCCACTGCGCCTCCACCTCATCACAGACGAGGACGGCTTCTTGACGGCCACGCGCATCATCAGCGACGTCCAGGCGGCCACACACCTCGACGCACGGCATATCAAG CTGGTGTATGTCTCGGCCGATAACTTCATCCCCGAGATCGAGTCATCGGTCACGGTTCTTCAGGAGTTCTTCACACGGCATGCCAACTCCTACTACCGGGatgccctcttcttcttctccctccatctgcATCGGTTGCTGCCCGGCCTGGACCGCGTCATTCTCATGGACATCGACATCAAG GTGAAGGGCGATGCAGCTGAGCTCTACTCTCACTTCGAGCGCTTCACTGAGAGCAACGTGATCGGCATGACACTGGAGCAGTCACCTGTCTACCGGCACCTGCTTTCAGCCTACCACCGCACCCACCCCAACACCACTCTGGGGGGGCCACCTACCGAGGGGGGCTTCCCGGGCTACAACAGCGGCGTGGTGCTGGTCGATATTAACAAGCTGAGGCAGTCCAAGATTATCA AGAGCTACATGGAAAGGAGCAAACTGGTGGAGCGGACTAGCCACTACAGCTTCCAGGGACATCTCGGGGACCAGGATCTGTATACTCTCATCGCCCTTGACCACCCAGAGGTCTTCTATACGCTGCCCTGCACATGGAACCGTCAACTTTGTGAATGGTGGAGAGGGCACGGCTACCAGTCTGTGTTTGACAAATACTTCGCCTGTCCTCAAGAGCTCAAAATCATCCATGGAAATTGCAAAACTCCTATTCCGGATAACTTGTGA